A section of the Caballeronia sp. M1242 genome encodes:
- the imuA gene encoding translesion DNA synthesis-associated protein ImuA → MGAALSLLDIGLTSRLQQQLWQGEQFTTSHSGVVPSGYRMLDLALPGAGWQPGTVTEVLIEESGVGEIRLLARTLRDLTTVQSRSVVFIAPPWMPNHAAFRAMNIAPNKLVWVKAPDDQVLWAAEQSLKQEGIGAVLIWLPKARPEALRRLQVAAQESQSLAFLFRPLNAAKQSSAAPLRMVCKPMLPAAAPTMNRREWMQVVMLEISIIKRRGPLLEKPLHLRLPLQLPALPEHLRRASQQRKAREVKHVVDSGDIAAFIARSSQAAIDAMRIGRFDFAWSEADAE, encoded by the coding sequence ATGGGTGCCGCACTTTCATTACTGGACATCGGACTGACGTCGCGCTTGCAGCAGCAGCTATGGCAAGGCGAGCAGTTCACCACCTCGCATTCAGGCGTCGTTCCGAGCGGCTATCGAATGCTGGACCTGGCGTTGCCAGGCGCAGGCTGGCAGCCGGGCACCGTGACCGAAGTGCTGATCGAAGAAAGCGGCGTCGGTGAGATCCGGCTGCTTGCGCGCACGTTACGGGACTTGACGACGGTTCAAAGCCGCTCCGTCGTCTTCATCGCGCCACCCTGGATGCCCAATCACGCCGCGTTTCGGGCAATGAACATCGCGCCGAATAAGCTCGTCTGGGTCAAAGCGCCCGACGATCAGGTGTTATGGGCCGCGGAACAGTCGCTCAAGCAGGAGGGCATCGGCGCTGTGTTGATCTGGCTGCCCAAAGCGCGTCCCGAAGCCTTGCGGCGATTGCAGGTCGCAGCGCAGGAGTCGCAATCGCTGGCGTTCCTGTTTCGTCCATTGAATGCCGCGAAGCAATCATCGGCGGCGCCGCTGCGAATGGTCTGCAAGCCGATGCTGCCCGCCGCCGCGCCAACGATGAATCGTCGCGAATGGATGCAGGTCGTCATGCTGGAGATCAGCATCATCAAGCGACGCGGTCCGTTGCTGGAAAAGCCGTTGCATTTGCGCTTGCCGCTGCAGTTGCCCGCGTTGCCCGAGCATCTGCGCCGCGCCAGCCAGCAAAGGAAAGCACGAGAGGTCAAACATGTTGTGGATAGCGGTGACATTGCCGCTTTTATCGCTCGAAGCAGTCAAGCCGCCATCGATGCCATGCGCATCGGCCGGTTCGATTTCGCCTGGAGCGAGGCCGATGCCGAATGA
- a CDS encoding DNA polymerase Y family protein, whose protein sequence is MLWIAVTLPLLSLEAVKPPSMPCASAGSISPGARPMPNDRADTSVAQDIDQPCFALADHARILLPDLIAFRLGVRPGSTRSHAFALAPRLTLLAVDVNAEQRALEAVALALLAFTPKVVLAHANTVLLEVGASTRLFGGLRALIAKVSSTVKGCGLTSRMGCAPTAWGAWLLAHARTRRVTRRVRIVKETTLVRVLDALPVSLVPSAESHGNVFEQIGCSTLADLRRLPRKGVARRFGQGILQWLAQAYGQAPDPREAFCAPASFEARLELQARVESAEALLFAARRLVLQLAGWLSAHHAAVSEFSLLLEHELAARHAPKTSTLKVAWAVPTRDADHVLWLLREKLNQTTLVAPVIEMKLFADKVSEHAPPSDTLFPMPTSDNESMAQLLERLSARLGAENVVQLVAREDHRPEAAMTVEPYQAVRDSKPKRTKKPKHAHVETAPEEATEEAQEDEPETDTDEPLQLPDRAVPSQPRPSWILETPQKLQLRNERPFYRRPLKLISRTERIEAGWWDGNGVQRDYYVASDDRGRMFWLYRERLSGAWFLHGFFG, encoded by the coding sequence ATGTTGTGGATAGCGGTGACATTGCCGCTTTTATCGCTCGAAGCAGTCAAGCCGCCATCGATGCCATGCGCATCGGCCGGTTCGATTTCGCCTGGAGCGAGGCCGATGCCGAATGACCGCGCCGACACGTCAGTCGCGCAGGACATCGATCAGCCCTGTTTCGCGCTCGCCGATCACGCGCGCATCCTGCTGCCCGACCTCATCGCGTTTCGTCTGGGAGTGAGGCCCGGCAGCACGCGCTCTCACGCGTTTGCGCTGGCGCCGCGGCTGACGCTGCTCGCGGTCGATGTCAACGCGGAGCAGCGCGCGCTCGAAGCGGTGGCGCTGGCGTTGCTCGCGTTCACGCCGAAAGTCGTGCTCGCGCATGCGAATACGGTGCTGCTGGAAGTCGGTGCGAGCACGCGGCTTTTCGGCGGCTTGCGGGCGCTGATCGCCAAGGTGTCGTCGACGGTGAAAGGATGCGGCTTGACGTCGCGAATGGGCTGTGCGCCGACCGCGTGGGGCGCCTGGCTGCTCGCGCATGCGCGCACTCGCCGCGTGACGCGTCGCGTGCGCATCGTCAAGGAGACGACGCTCGTGCGCGTGCTTGACGCGTTGCCGGTGTCGCTGGTTCCGTCGGCGGAATCGCATGGGAACGTGTTCGAACAGATCGGCTGTTCGACGCTCGCCGATTTGCGCCGCCTGCCGCGCAAGGGCGTCGCGCGGCGGTTCGGGCAGGGCATTCTGCAATGGCTCGCGCAGGCTTACGGGCAGGCGCCCGATCCGCGCGAGGCGTTCTGTGCGCCGGCATCGTTCGAGGCTCGGTTGGAATTGCAGGCACGCGTGGAAAGCGCCGAGGCGCTGCTGTTCGCAGCGCGCCGGCTCGTGCTGCAACTGGCCGGCTGGCTGAGCGCGCATCACGCCGCGGTGAGCGAATTTTCGCTGCTGCTGGAGCACGAACTGGCCGCGCGCCACGCGCCGAAAACATCGACGCTCAAGGTCGCGTGGGCCGTGCCGACGCGCGACGCCGATCACGTCCTCTGGCTGCTGCGCGAAAAGCTGAATCAGACGACGCTCGTCGCTCCAGTCATCGAAATGAAGCTGTTCGCCGACAAAGTCAGCGAGCACGCGCCGCCGTCCGACACGCTGTTTCCGATGCCGACTTCCGACAACGAATCGATGGCGCAACTGCTCGAACGTCTGAGCGCGCGCCTGGGCGCGGAGAATGTCGTGCAACTGGTTGCGCGGGAGGATCATCGGCCTGAGGCAGCGATGACGGTCGAGCCTTATCAGGCAGTGCGCGATAGCAAGCCCAAGCGCACAAAAAAGCCGAAGCACGCGCATGTCGAAACTGCGCCCGAGGAAGCGACCGAAGAAGCGCAGGAAGACGAGCCAGAGACCGACACCGACGAGCCGCTGCAACTTCCCGATCGCGCCGTGCCTTCGCAGCCGCGCCCCTCGTGGATCCTCGAAACGCCGCAAAAGCTGCAACTGCGCAACGAGCGGCCGTTCTATCGCCGTCCGCTGAAGCTCATCAGCCGAACCGAGCGCATCGAAGCGGGCTGGTGGGACGGCAACGGCGTCCAGCGCGATTACTACGTCGCCTCCGACGATCGCGGCCGCATGTTCTGGCTGTATCGCGAGCGTCTGAGCGGCGCGTGGTTCCTGCACGGATTCTTTGGATGA